A window from Dethiosulfovibrio russensis encodes these proteins:
- a CDS encoding DMT family transporter: MAERIYDKKKMALGDLGILTCALLWGVSFAATKEVMKYMGPLWLLAFRFTFSFLLIAGLSPKRLKKLTARDIKVGGIIGSLLLVAMALQTIGLQYTTTGKSAFITACYVVIVPFITWAADRRSPGFKAFVASGICLLGMGAITLDGVNMAIGFGELLTLGCALAFAIQLVVIDRMAQESDALTLTMVETALSAVACVVGALIWEPMPQVSSMAVVGWMAYLVVGCTLIPYALQIKSQQLTSPTHASILLIMESVFAMTVGIVFLDEPLTSRLALGCGLIFFSILLTELDLAGLSKKLRRQEA, encoded by the coding sequence ATGGCAGAGAGAATATACGACAAAAAGAAAATGGCCCTGGGGGATCTGGGCATTCTGACATGTGCGCTGCTATGGGGGGTTTCCTTCGCCGCCACCAAAGAGGTCATGAAATACATGGGCCCTCTTTGGCTTCTGGCCTTCAGGTTTACCTTCAGTTTCCTGCTGATAGCGGGGCTGTCCCCTAAGAGGCTGAAAAAACTCACCGCCAGGGATATCAAGGTCGGAGGGATAATAGGTTCTCTGCTGCTGGTGGCCATGGCCCTCCAGACCATAGGGCTTCAATACACCACGACGGGGAAGTCGGCCTTCATAACGGCCTGCTACGTCGTGATAGTCCCTTTCATAACCTGGGCTGCCGACAGAAGAAGCCCGGGATTCAAGGCCTTCGTTGCCTCGGGCATATGCCTCTTGGGGATGGGGGCCATAACTCTGGACGGGGTCAATATGGCCATAGGTTTCGGGGAACTTCTAACCCTGGGCTGCGCCCTGGCATTCGCTATTCAGCTGGTGGTGATAGACCGAATGGCCCAGGAAAGCGACGCCCTCACACTCACCATGGTGGAGACCGCCTTGAGCGCCGTGGCCTGCGTCGTAGGAGCCCTCATATGGGAACCGATGCCTCAGGTCAGCTCGATGGCGGTAGTGGGCTGGATGGCCTATCTCGTCGTGGGGTGCACCCTGATCCCCTACGCCCTACAGATAAAATCGCAGCAGCTGACGTCTCCCACCCACGCCAGCATACTGCTCATAATGGAGTCGGTCTTCGCCATGACGGTCGGTATCGTCTTTCTAGACGAGCCCCTCACGTCCCGACTCGCCCTGGGATGTGGCCTGATATTTTTCTCCATCCTTCTCACCGAGCTGGATCTGGCCGGCCTGTCGAAAAAACTCAGGAGACAGGAGGCCTGA